The Candidatus Nitrosymbiomonas proteolyticus genome has a segment encoding these proteins:
- a CDS encoding ABC-type transport system, permease component — MLWRIPEAALSFVGEVTLIGLDAFRRLFRRPFEWSETLAQMAFVGVASVPIVALTTFFSGAVLALYTSEFLLKYGAGQFVGSAVGLAVTREIAPVLAGIMVSARCGSAMAAQIGTMAVTEQIDALRMLSVHPTNFLVIPRLLASIVMLPVLALVGVYSGIIGGWMVAVSAGLPSGSFWRSLQTWVEPWDVVGGLLKTPFFGLIIALVACQQGLATTQGAVGVGKATTRTVVLSMVLVYVANYFLAEIFY, encoded by the coding sequence GTGACGCTGATCGGGCTCGACGCCTTTCGGAGGCTGTTCCGTCGACCGTTCGAGTGGAGCGAGACCTTGGCTCAAATGGCGTTCGTCGGGGTGGCCTCGGTTCCCATAGTGGCGTTGACGACGTTCTTTTCCGGGGCCGTGCTGGCGCTCTACACCTCGGAGTTCCTTCTCAAGTATGGCGCGGGCCAGTTCGTGGGCAGCGCGGTCGGGCTCGCCGTGACGCGCGAGATCGCCCCGGTCCTCGCCGGAATCATGGTCTCAGCCCGATGCGGGTCGGCGATGGCCGCGCAGATCGGCACGATGGCGGTGACCGAACAGATCGACGCCCTTCGGATGCTCTCGGTCCACCCCACGAACTTCCTCGTGATTCCCCGCCTTCTCGCATCGATCGTCATGTTGCCCGTGTTGGCCCTTGTGGGCGTGTACTCGGGGATCATCGGCGGGTGGATGGTCGCTGTTTCCGCGGGTCTGCCGAGCGGTTCCTTTTGGCGCTCGCTTCAAACGTGGGTCGAGCCTTGGGACGTGGTAGGCGGGCTGCTCAAGACCCCCTTCTTTGGCCTCATCATCGCCCTCGTCGCTTGCCAGCAAGGGCTTGCGACGACGCAGGGAGCGGTCGGAGTCGGGAAGGCCACGACGCGCACCGTGGTGCTTTCGATGGTGCTGGTCTACGTGGCGAACTACTTCCTCGCAGAGATCTTCTATTGA